In bacterium, the DNA window GAGGTCAGGGATTATTGCGATGAGTGGCAGCAGAAACGGCATGGGCTCGACTACGCAACCGACGGGGTCGTCGTGAAAGTGAACCGACTTGACTACCAGGAGAGGTTGGGACAGACCAGCAAGCACCCCAGATGGGCGATAGCGTTCAAGTTCCCGGCGGAACAGGCGACGACAAAGGTGCTGTCAATCGACGTTCAGGTCGGCAGAACCGGGGCCGTAACGCCGGTCGCGACGTTTGCGCCGGTCCATCTTTCGGGCACGACCGTCAAGCGCGCCTCGTTACACAATGCTGACGAGATCGGACGGAAGGACATCCGTGTGGGGGATACTGTGGTTTTAGAGAAGGCCGGCGAGATAATCCCACAAGTCGTGAGCGTCATCAAATCGGAACGGACTGATGATGAGAAGCCCTTTCGAATGCCAGAGAACTGCCCCGTCTGCGGCAGTCCCCTGGTCAGGCCAGAGGGCGAGGTCGTGATCCGCTGCGTGAACTCCTCGTGCCCAGCCGTGCTGAAGGAGAGCATCGGGCATTTCGCGTCCCGTGCGGGCCTCGATATTGATGGTCTGGGGCCGGCTCTCATCGACACGCTGGTTGATCGCGGCATGGTCAAGAACTACGCGGACATCTTCAAGCTTGATAAGGAGGATTTAGCCGCACTGCCTCGAATGGCGGCAAAATCAGCCGATAATCTGCTTGCAGCGCTCGAGAAGAGCAAAAAAGTGCCCTTCAACAGGTTTATCTATGCGCTTGGCATAAGGCACGTGGGCGCGTTCGCGGCGCGGGCCCTTGCGGCGAACTTCAGCTCGGTCAAGGATTTAATAGCCACGGCTCAGGAGAGAGGAATCCCGCCGCAAGCGGAGCCCGAAGTGCTTGTGGAGGACGAAAAAAGTGCCCCGAAACGGCGGCGTCCGGTGGAACCCTCTGGTGAGATGCTTGAGGCAATCGATGGGATAGGCGCCATTGTTGCGAGCAGCGTGGCACAGTATTTCCGCTTGCCAGGGAACGTTCGCGTGATAGAGGATTTGCTTGATGCGGGCGTAAAGATCATTTATCCTGAGAGAAAGATCGCCTCTGAGGAGGCGCTTTTAGGGAAGCGATTTGTTCTCACTGGGACGCTGGAGTCGATGAGGCGAGACGAGGCGAAGGCGAAGATCGAGTCGCTTGGTGGTCGAGTTACGGCATCTGTCACAAAGCAGACTGATTATGTTATAGTAGGGGCAAGTCCGGGGTCGAAGCTGGACAAGGCGCGGCGGCTTGGCGTGCATATATTGACTGAGGCAGAGTTTCTGGAGTTGATAGAGAGTGGCAAGTGATTCCTTTGCTGGATGGTATCGGGTGGGGTAGGATTGACCCCGTGTGGGTGCATGATGGTGCTGGATGGG includes these proteins:
- the ligA gene encoding NAD-dependent DNA ligase LigA is translated as MRDESIGRAIAELREQIRYHEHKYYVENEPEISDFEFDGLMQRLKELEAQHPELVTPDSPTQRIYDGTLDGFKQVSHKVAMLSLDNSYNFTDLAEFDERVGRALGVPTDEIEYVAELKIDGVGIALLYENGVLVRGATRGNGTVGDDITHSVRTIMSVPLRLRGGPGQVPPLLEVRGEAFIGLKEFERINREREEAGLDFFANPRNSTAGTLRQLDVMEVARRRLDVFIYMLSHVEGLAVETHSQALGLMQSWGFKVNPAASRCRGLSEVRDYCDEWQQKRHGLDYATDGVVVKVNRLDYQERLGQTSKHPRWAIAFKFPAEQATTKVLSIDVQVGRTGAVTPVATFAPVHLSGTTVKRASLHNADEIGRKDIRVGDTVVLEKAGEIIPQVVSVIKSERTDDEKPFRMPENCPVCGSPLVRPEGEVVIRCVNSSCPAVLKESIGHFASRAGLDIDGLGPALIDTLVDRGMVKNYADIFKLDKEDLAALPRMAAKSADNLLAALEKSKKVPFNRFIYALGIRHVGAFAARALAANFSSVKDLIATAQERGIPPQAEPEVLVEDEKSAPKRRRPVEPSGEMLEAIDGIGAIVASSVAQYFRLPGNVRVIEDLLDAGVKIIYPERKIASEEALLGKRFVLTGTLESMRRDEAKAKIESLGGRVTASVTKQTDYVIVGASPGSKLDKARRLGVHILTEAEFLELIESGK